The following proteins are co-located in the Aggregatibacter aphrophilus ATCC 33389 genome:
- a CDS encoding Sbal_3080 family lipoprotein: MFKLIYSCLLITTVSFLSSGCTSIQVNPISSEEFKNIREICIVNNLEVKIVDFVPVLEKRLQQHKIATRKINEVDVTQSCEYALRYSARRSWDITTYLSWAELNLFKQNQQIASAEYSLVAKGGLSLMKWQSVETKMNPVIDRLLGLAN; this comes from the coding sequence ATGTTTAAACTTATTTATTCTTGTCTACTTATTACTACTGTCAGCTTTTTATCATCAGGTTGTACTTCAATACAAGTAAATCCTATTAGTAGTGAAGAATTTAAAAATATACGTGAAATTTGTATAGTTAATAACCTAGAAGTAAAAATTGTAGATTTTGTACCAGTTCTAGAAAAACGTTTACAACAACATAAAATAGCAACACGAAAAATAAATGAAGTCGATGTTACTCAAAGTTGTGAATATGCTTTACGTTATTCAGCTAGACGCTCATGGGATATAACAACTTACCTCTCATGGGCAGAATTAAATCTGTTTAAACAAAATCAGCAAATCGCCAGTGCAGAGTACTCATTAGTAGCTAAAGGGGGGCTATCATTAATGAAATGGCAGTCCGTTGAAACTAAAATGAACCCTGTAATAGACCGATTACTAGGGTTGGCAAACTAA
- the fbaA gene encoding class II fructose-bisphosphate aldolase — MVKLLDLVKPGVLTGEDVQKVFAYAKEHGFALPAVNCVGSNSVNAVLETAARVKAPVIIQFSNGGAAFYAGKGIKPTSGARPDVLGAIAGAKHVHALAKEYGVPVILHTDHAAKKLLPWIDGLLEAGEKHFAETGRPLFSSHMLDLSEEPMEENMAICREYLARMDKMGMTLEIEIGITGGEEDGVDNSDVDESRLYTQPSDVLYVYDQLNPVSPNFTVAAAFGNVHGVYKPGNVKLKPSILGASQEFVAKERNLPAKPINFVFHGGSGSSREEIREAIGYGAIKMNIDTDTQWAAWNGILSFYKANEAYLQGQLGNPEGPDAPNKKYYDPRVWLRKMEESMSKRLEQSFEDLNCVDVL; from the coding sequence ATGGTTAAATTATTAGATCTTGTCAAACCGGGCGTGCTTACCGGTGAAGATGTTCAAAAAGTATTTGCATACGCAAAAGAACACGGCTTCGCACTTCCTGCCGTGAACTGCGTTGGCTCCAACTCCGTTAATGCCGTTTTAGAAACGGCCGCACGTGTAAAAGCGCCTGTAATTATTCAATTTTCTAACGGTGGTGCAGCATTCTACGCAGGTAAAGGCATTAAACCGACCAGCGGAGCCCGTCCTGACGTATTAGGTGCGATTGCAGGTGCAAAACACGTTCATGCTTTAGCCAAAGAATACGGCGTACCGGTGATTTTACACACCGACCACGCAGCGAAAAAATTACTTCCATGGATCGATGGCTTACTTGAAGCCGGTGAAAAACACTTCGCAGAAACCGGTCGTCCATTATTCTCTTCCCACATGCTCGATCTTTCCGAAGAGCCAATGGAAGAAAACATGGCAATCTGCCGTGAATACCTTGCCCGTATGGACAAAATGGGTATGACTCTTGAAATCGAAATCGGTATCACCGGTGGTGAAGAAGATGGCGTGGATAACTCCGATGTAGATGAGTCTCGTTTATATACTCAACCGTCTGACGTGCTTTATGTTTACGATCAATTAAACCCAGTAAGCCCGAACTTTACCGTTGCCGCAGCATTCGGTAACGTACACGGCGTGTACAAACCGGGTAACGTAAAATTAAAACCGTCTATTTTAGGCGCAAGCCAAGAATTCGTGGCCAAAGAGCGCAATCTGCCGGCGAAACCAATTAATTTCGTCTTCCACGGCGGTTCCGGTTCTTCCCGTGAAGAAATTCGTGAAGCCATTGGTTACGGTGCGATCAAAATGAACATTGATACCGATACTCAATGGGCTGCATGGAATGGTATTTTAAGTTTCTACAAAGCGAACGAAGCGTATTTGCAAGGTCAATTAGGTAACCCTGAAGGCCCTGATGCACCAAACAAAAAATACTACGACCCACGCGTTTGGTTACGCAAAATGGAAGAATCTATGTCTAAACGCTTAGAACAATCTTTCGAAGACTTAAACTGTGTTGATGTTTTATAA
- a CDS encoding O-antigen ligase family protein produces the protein MQLSKQKTLSVIVNFTIGFFFLSLLSIKNGYNIAPALLIVLGLGYSIYGVIKKWQWSLSKEDKMLICSYLFYFATFVLSFIVHQGKIRELDNPSRVLLFIPVLLLLLHIPPRLNTVLYAIPLGAMIAGITAIYDKLVLHSKMAFSVRIMHIQGGDIAMSLGMFSVAIGFYFFQKTQLKQTALCTFAGLCGILGSILSTARGGWIGVPFILTLILWVYRQHLSKRFFLGLFSILIIAGFGINQLPNNRIAERVAAAEYDISAYLQRNDGSTSVGARFDMWKSALLMAQEKPWLGWGVQGVSEKRKQQFEQGLISQFASGFNHAHNQYLDDLSKRGIVGLLALIGVFFVPFYLFWRNLKSSHAEQKLAGLLGVVHILSVMFYGMSQGFFSHNSGNIFYFFLVIVFYAFTKQQRLLAKHATV, from the coding sequence ATGCAGCTATCGAAACAAAAAACGTTATCCGTGATAGTAAATTTTACTATCGGCTTTTTCTTTTTATCCTTGTTAAGTATTAAGAATGGATACAATATTGCACCCGCACTACTTATTGTATTAGGCCTCGGTTACAGTATTTATGGCGTAATAAAAAAGTGGCAATGGTCGTTATCAAAAGAAGATAAAATGCTGATCTGCAGCTATCTTTTTTACTTTGCCACATTCGTTCTCTCATTTATTGTCCACCAAGGAAAAATCCGAGAATTGGATAATCCAAGTCGTGTATTGCTATTCATTCCGGTACTGCTATTGCTATTGCATATTCCACCACGCCTAAACACGGTGCTTTACGCGATTCCTTTAGGTGCAATGATTGCAGGCATCACAGCCATCTATGACAAGCTGGTATTGCACAGCAAAATGGCATTTAGTGTTCGTATTATGCACATTCAAGGTGGTGACATTGCGATGTCACTGGGAATGTTTAGCGTTGCTATCGGGTTTTATTTTTTTCAAAAAACACAATTAAAACAGACCGCACTTTGCACCTTTGCAGGATTATGTGGCATCCTTGGCAGCATTCTCTCTACCGCGCGAGGTGGCTGGATTGGTGTGCCGTTCATTCTCACCCTTATACTATGGGTTTATCGTCAACATCTTTCAAAACGATTTTTTCTTGGGCTATTTAGTATTTTAATTATTGCCGGCTTTGGTATTAACCAGCTACCGAATAATCGCATTGCTGAACGTGTTGCCGCCGCCGAATATGATATCAGTGCTTATTTACAAAGAAATGACGGTTCTACTTCTGTCGGTGCGCGATTTGATATGTGGAAAAGCGCATTATTAATGGCGCAAGAAAAACCGTGGCTAGGCTGGGGTGTGCAAGGCGTATCAGAAAAGCGTAAACAACAATTTGAGCAAGGCTTAATCAGCCAATTTGCGTCGGGTTTTAATCACGCCCATAATCAATATTTGGATGATTTATCCAAGCGCGGAATAGTAGGTTTATTGGCGTTAATCGGTGTGTTTTTCGTGCCATTTTATCTCTTTTGGCGAAATTTAAAGAGCTCCCATGCAGAACAGAAATTAGCAGGCTTACTTGGTGTCGTACATATTCTTTCCGTCATGTTTTACGGCATGAGCCAAGGTTTTTTCAGCCATAATTCCGGCAATATTTTCTATTTCTTTTTGGTTATCGTATTTTATGCGTTCACCAAACAACAACGACTTTTAGCCAAACATGCAACCGTTTAA
- a CDS encoding alpha/beta fold hydrolase: MQPFNSAQLHQFAAQYPLQYLNGENGCRLAYRHFTHHPTARELVIMVNGRAENILKWTELAYDFYQQGYDVLVFDHRGQGYSQRLLKDGEKGHLDEFRFYAEDMAEIIDNLTALYPYPNQYILAHSLGALVTTYYLANFDHRIQRAVFSAPFFGVPLKQPVRDEILLNMMMLWGQGERYVFGKGPYKPANLQENNLSHDAARMQWMNEVNLANPNIRLGGPTFRWVHLCLNAIKHLPKIIRRVETPVLVFEAEEEKIVDNKTLEKLTALFAHGRLRKIARTKHEILFETDDIRTPTLQHIYAFLTSTRSEQVINPIK; encoded by the coding sequence ATGCAACCGTTTAATAGCGCTCAATTACACCAATTCGCCGCCCAATACCCGTTGCAATATCTCAACGGGGAAAACGGCTGTCGACTGGCATACCGTCATTTTACTCATCATCCGACAGCGCGTGAGTTAGTGATCATGGTGAATGGTCGAGCGGAAAATATCTTGAAATGGACGGAATTGGCTTACGATTTTTATCAACAAGGCTATGACGTACTGGTTTTTGACCATCGCGGACAAGGTTATTCCCAACGTTTATTGAAAGACGGCGAAAAAGGTCATTTAGATGAGTTTCGTTTTTATGCCGAAGATATGGCAGAAATTATCGACAATCTGACCGCACTTTATCCTTATCCCAACCAATATATTTTGGCCCATTCCCTGGGTGCTTTAGTCACAACCTATTATTTAGCAAATTTCGACCACAGGATTCAACGTGCGGTGTTTTCTGCACCGTTTTTTGGCGTGCCGTTAAAACAGCCCGTACGTGATGAAATTCTGTTAAACATGATGATGTTGTGGGGGCAGGGAGAACGCTATGTGTTCGGCAAAGGACCATATAAACCCGCTAACCTACAGGAAAATAACCTCAGCCATGATGCCGCGCGAATGCAGTGGATGAATGAAGTGAATTTAGCCAATCCAAACATTCGTTTGGGCGGACCGACATTCCGTTGGGTGCATTTATGTTTAAATGCCATCAAACATCTGCCGAAAATCATTCGTCGGGTGGAAACGCCGGTATTAGTGTTTGAAGCGGAAGAGGAAAAGATCGTGGACAATAAAACGCTAGAAAAACTGACCGCACTTTTTGCTCATGGGCGCCTGCGCAAAATCGCCCGAACCAAACATGAAATCCTGTTTGAAACGGATGATATTCGCACACCGACATTGCAGCATATTTATGCGTTTCTTACTTCAACGCGTAGCGAACAAGTAATAAACCCAATAAAGTAA
- the crcB gene encoding fluoride efflux transporter CrcB, giving the protein MPILSTLLFISSGAALGACLRWGLSIVLNPLFAAFSFGTLIANYAGCFIIGALFALFWFFPQISEEWKLFLVTGFLGSLTTFSSFSIEVVNNLFNGKFGVGMGLIAAHVMGSLLFTLLGLLLVRYALK; this is encoded by the coding sequence ATGCCAATTCTTTCCACTTTACTTTTCATCAGCAGTGGCGCCGCACTTGGTGCCTGTTTACGTTGGGGGTTAAGTATTGTACTTAATCCGTTGTTTGCCGCTTTTTCTTTCGGTACGCTGATTGCCAATTATGCGGGTTGTTTCATTATCGGTGCGTTATTCGCGTTATTTTGGTTCTTTCCGCAAATTTCAGAAGAGTGGAAGTTGTTCTTGGTGACGGGCTTTCTTGGCAGTTTAACCACCTTTTCCTCATTTTCCATTGAAGTGGTGAACAATTTGTTTAACGGCAAATTTGGTGTCGGCATGGGCTTGATTGCCGCGCACGTGATGGGCAGTTTGTTGTTTACTTTATTGGGTTTATTACTTGTTCGCTACGCGTTGAAGTAA
- a CDS encoding Cof-type HAD-IIB family hydrolase: MQKLPYRAIVSDMDGTLLNGDHVVGDFTAQTLERLYDSKVDIVLATGRNYFDVSSILKKTKVKEAVLITSNGAQAHNLQGELLLNNSLPEEIAYQVMNLPFDDTRVCVNSYQADGWFINKDIPELYKYHKDSGFMYDVVDFKQHHGRDTEKVFFIARTPADLVELEHQLRDRFGAQTSITYSTPSCLEVMNKNVSKATALAQVVQARDYGLQDCIAFGDGMNDVEMLSEVGKGCIMGNADPRLIKNCPQLETIGRNTDEAVATYLRAIFGIY; encoded by the coding sequence ATGCAAAAACTTCCTTATCGCGCCATTGTTTCGGATATGGATGGTACATTACTCAACGGGGATCATGTGGTCGGTGATTTTACCGCGCAAACCTTGGAGCGCCTGTATGACAGTAAGGTGGATATTGTTCTTGCCACGGGGCGTAATTACTTTGATGTGTCGAGTATTTTGAAGAAAACTAAGGTGAAGGAGGCGGTGCTGATTACTTCAAACGGTGCCCAAGCGCATAATTTGCAAGGGGAGCTGTTGCTAAATAATTCCTTGCCGGAAGAGATTGCTTATCAAGTGATGAATTTGCCGTTTGATGATACACGGGTATGTGTGAACAGCTATCAGGCTGATGGCTGGTTTATCAACAAAGACATTCCTGAGCTTTATAAATATCACAAAGACTCGGGCTTTATGTACGACGTGGTGGATTTTAAACAGCACCACGGTCGCGATACGGAAAAAGTGTTTTTTATTGCCCGCACACCGGCAGATTTGGTGGAATTGGAACATCAATTGCGCGATCGTTTCGGTGCGCAAACTAGCATCACCTATTCCACGCCGAGTTGCTTGGAAGTGATGAATAAAAATGTGTCAAAAGCCACCGCACTTGCCCAAGTCGTTCAGGCGCGGGATTATGGCTTGCAGGACTGTATCGCCTTTGGTGATGGTATGAATGATGTGGAAATGTTATCGGAGGTGGGAAAAGGGTGCATCATGGGCAACGCTGATCCGCGTTTGATAAAAAATTGTCCGCAGTTGGAAACTATTGGTCGTAACACAGACGAAGCCGTCGCTACTTACTTGCGGGCAATTTTCGGGATTTATTAA